A single genomic interval of Lathyrus oleraceus cultivar Zhongwan6 chromosome 7, CAAS_Psat_ZW6_1.0, whole genome shotgun sequence harbors:
- the LOC127106261 gene encoding transcription factor bHLH95, with protein MRNMFSSLHALLPELSSKADNSTIVDAAVKEIKNLKQIIEKLEKKKQEKLKYVSLFGSESSSVIKKTHWHPYKSRETIITDHRSSSYNNNFPTRAVATSYHNSKTLAQSVPPPQQVAF; from the exons ATGAGGAACATGTTCTCTAGCCTTCATGCTTTGCTTCCTGAACTATCTTCAAAG GCTGATAATTCAACAATTGTGGATGCAGCAGTGAAGGAAATAAAAAATCTAAAGCAAATTATTGAAAAGTTAGAAAAGAAGAAGCAAGAAAAGCTTAAATATGTATCCTTATTTGGAAGCGAGTCATCATCTGTGATTAAAAAAACACATTGGCATCCCTACAAATCAAGGGAAACAATCATAACTGATCATCGATCCTCAAGTTATAATAATAATTTTCCTACTAGAGCAGTTGCAACTTCATATCATAATTCGAAAACATTAGCACAATCTGTACCTCCACCACAACAAGTAGCTTTTTGA